A stretch of Malus sylvestris chromosome 11, drMalSylv7.2, whole genome shotgun sequence DNA encodes these proteins:
- the LOC126588664 gene encoding monodehydroascorbate reductase, seedling isozyme-like, with translation MGFLTPIYERIMFIWALITRWLKYRQNFEVNNMNTLRGMLEELISQSEDIIEKLEAEPLLPSKPQCDEVYEWLENVERIKTQILTIEKLGERKFLSIAHLGKLVDEKIREVEELLEKGSLFSEISLKKSFKYVIIGGGVAAGYAAREFVKQGLEPGELAIISKEAVAPYERPALSKGYLLPEGATRLPGFHVCVGSGGEKLLPEWYAEKGIVLLLSTEIVEADLHSKILTSATGGMFEFETLIIATGSRVIRLTEFGVQGDHAKNIFYLREISDADKLVEAIRAKKNGKVVIVGGGYIGLEVGAAIRINKFDVTMVFPEPWCMPRLFTKEIAAFYEGYYANEGVQMIKGTTAVGFDVDTNGEVKAVKLKDGRVLQADIVVVGVGAKPLIDLFKGQVGEEKGGIQTDGMFETDVPDVYAVGDVATFHMKLYDDMRRVEHVDHARKSAEHAVRAIRASEEGKCIEEYDYVPYSYSRAFDLSWTFYGDNVGDLLLFGDPNPASSQLKFGAAWIKDGRIVGAFLEGGTDEENKAIAKVARAQPSAEYLYTLKREGSSLHISMLTNSQI, from the coding sequence ATGGGATTTCTGACACCGATTTATGAACGAATAATGTTCATATGGGCTCTGATTACACGATGGTTAAAGTATCGACAAAACTTTGAAGTTAATAATATGAACACTCTAAGAGGAATGTTGGAAGAGCTAATTAGCCAAAGTGAAGATATAATCGAAAAACTAGAGGCCGAGCCTCTCCTTCCAAGTAAACCACAATGCGATGAAGTCTACGAGTGGTTAGAGAACGTGGAAAGGATCAAAACTCAAATACTAACTATTGAAAAACTCGGCGAAAGGAAATTTCTCTCGATTGCACATCTTGGAAAGCTTGTTGATGAAAAAATTagagaagttgaagaattgcTCGAAAAGGGTAGTCTCTTTAGTGAGATTTCCCTTAAGAAGTCGTTTAAGTACGTGATCATCGGTGGTGGAGTTGCAGCTGGATACGCAGCAAGGGAGTTTGTCAAGCAAGGGCTTGAACCGGGTGAGTTAGCGATCATATCCAAAGAAGCCGTTGCACCTTATGAACGTCCGGCACTTAGTAAGGGCTATCTGCTTCCTGAAGGAGCTACAAGGCTTCCAGGGTTCCATGTCTGTGTCGGAAGTGGAGGAGAGAAGCTGCTTCCGGAGTGGTATGCGGAGAAAGGCATTGTGTTACTTCTTAGCACAGAAATAGTCGAAGCAGATCTTCATTCAAAGATCCTCACTAGTGCAACTGGGGGAATGTTTGAATTCGAAACTTTGATCATTGCAACTGGTTCCAGAGTTATAAGGTTGACAGAATTTGGCGTGCAAGGAGATCAtgccaaaaacattttctactTGAGGGAAATCAGTGATGCCGATAAACTTGTGGAGGCAATTAGAGCCAAGAAAAACGGAAAGGTAGTGATTGTTGGAGGAGGGTACATTGGTCTTGAAGTCGGAGCAGCTATTAGAATCAACAAGTTCGATGTCACCATGGTTTTTCCGGAACCGTGGTGCATGCCTCGGCTTTTCACTAAAGAGATAGCCGCTTTCTACGAGGGTTACTACGCCAATGAAGGAGTTCAAATGATCAAGGGCACCACTGCAGTAGGGTTCGATGTTGACACAAACGGAGAGGTAAAGGCAGTGAAACTCAAGGATGGTAGGGTGCTGCAAGctgatattgttgttgttggtgtcGGCGCAAAGCCTCTAATTGATTTGTTCAAGGGGCAAGTCGGTGAAGAGAAAGGCGGAATCCAAACTGATGGAATGTTCGAAACAGATGTCCCTGATGTATACGCCGTGGGGGACGTTGCTACTTTCCATATGAAATTGTACGATGACATGAGAAGAGTTGAGCATGTTGACCATGCCAGAAAATCAGCTGAGCATGCTGTGAGAGCTATCAGGGCAAGTGAGGAAGGGAAGTGCATCGAAGAGTACGACTATGTTCCGTACTCCTACTCCCGTGCCTTTGATTTGTCGTGGACGTTTTATGGAGACAATGTAGGTGATCTGTTACTGTTTGGGGACCCCAATCCAGCATCAAGCCAACTGAAGTTTGGAGCAGCATGGATCAAGGACGGGAGGATTGTGGGAGCGTTTTTGGAGGGAGGGACAGATGAAGAAAACAAGGCTATTGCCAAAGTTGCAAGGGCACAACCTTCAGCTGAGTATCTATATACACTGAAAAGGGAGGGCTCTTCCCTTCATATTTCCATGTTAACAAATTCCCAAATATAA